The following is a genomic window from Podarcis raffonei isolate rPodRaf1 chromosome 5, rPodRaf1.pri, whole genome shotgun sequence.
GGAGGGATGTTCCACAGCCATACATCCTTTTGTTGGCAGAACAAGTTAATTGGATTCTTCCCCAGATTTCTGAAAATTCTCAAAAAGGATGGCTGAGCTATAGCCGTTTAACCCATGTGCATTGAAAGGGTGCTGTGCATGCTTCTTCTGTGTGACATGCTACTCCATGTTTGTTTTGCATGTGAAAAAGAGAGAGTAGCTGTCATGAGTGTGGTTTCATTTGATTTGCATTCTCTGGTTGGCTCTTTTCTTCCAGTGATCTGCTGCacatgtttttttaatatatatatgtcTGCTATGTTCTGCAGTGAGCTACATTCCAGGGTTTCTGCAAGCCCCTCTGACCTGCTTTGCTTGGCTTAGTATGAATGAGCAAACACACAGATTCCCAGACTGAAGATCGCAACTACAGGACTCCACCTGCAGCCATGCTGCTGCTGGGCTACCCAGAGCTAGCGAAATTTGTTAACCGAATCCCACCCCAATAAGTTTCAATTTGTgtattggttcaagaagtgcaaatgaggtagtttctcattaagaTTCAAACAGAATCAAATTGATCCCTCCCGCTTAGCAGAGAAGGGTGTTCATTCTGaatcacttctgtcttccacaggTCTTCCCAGCCGCAGTTCAGATCACAGTTATTGGATTCAGGGGAAAGAACGCCTCCTGCACTTGGGGAACTTGCCAAAAGGTATGAGGGTGGTAGCTCATTTGTTCCGCTGATGAAAGGCCCTCAGCTTTAATGGCAGGGCTTAACAGTCAAGATTCTTGACAAAGTTCCAGTTTGATACTGTACACGGTTCAGCATTTTCATAGAGTGGCTTCACAATCAatgcctctttccagggaactctgaaaaATGTGGTTcggtgaggggaatgggggtctccCAATGgctctcagtgcccttaacagactacagtggtacctttggttaagaacttaatttgttccggaggtctgtccttaacctgaaactgttcttaacccgaggtaccattttagctaatggggcgtcccacTGCccctgccgtgcgatttctgttctcatcctgaagtaaagttcttaacccaaggtactatttccgggttagtggagtctgtaacctgaagcgtttgtaacccaaagtaccactgtacaaggattaTTTGggagcagtgctttttctggggggggacacacaggggtacgcatacctctaaatattttgtgaatcattgaggggcagtatttcaatatgagtaggaaaatgagagtacccctaaacatttttttaaagaaaaaaacactgtttGGGAGACTGTTAAAGGAATATTGCAGTGCTTTGAGAGTATGGTCCTGATATGACTTAAGACCAAGGAGAAGGAAGTGGACAAGCAGTGCCAGCCCTAGGCTGGTTGTCAACAtgaaggcaggcagatgggggctGGATGAAAGAGGTTAATGGTGAAGTcccatttgtcctaatggaccagACACTACACTTTTCAACCTGACTCCACTAGTCACTGCCAAGGTCAAGGACCTTGTCATGCCCCACTCTAATCCAAACTTGGAGGGTGCATTCCCCCATCCAGGAGCCTTGCAGCCTGTTGCTGGAGCAGGGGGAAAAACCTGGTGCCTGTAGTATAACAATCAGAAGTTACCATAGCTACTCAGGTCGTTTCCATAAAGCCCTTTAGAACCAATCTCCCTTCCCATTGCTCCTAATTACTGAGGTTCAGTAGTACAGTTGAAGGGGTCTTGCATAACTGGAATTAGGCCACTTCCAGACTGTCAATACCTTCGGGTGGGATTCGGTCatgtaccagcaaattcaggttacaCAATTATCAATGACTGGGAGGTCTTGAGCAATAACCCCACTTCCTCAAAACATCAAACTTCTcatgataaggaaagtgacaggaaactgCACTGGAACACAAAACGGAGTAAGCGCTCATTAAATAGCCATCGCCATCTCATCTCCTTGCAAACAAGTCAGGATCACTGCTCGGTTatcaggtcatctggaagtgcccTTAATTTCTGTGCCTCTTTTGCCCACAGATGTTTCTCTCCATTGTATTATCAGGACTGGCCTTGGTGGGATCAGCTGCTTGCTTTGTTTTGTCTGGTGTGGGCTTGACAGAGGGACCTCTCTGCTTTTATAGCTCCACCACCCACAATGGGACGCAGATGACTCAGTGGGATTATCCATTCCTTCAAACACACAGTCAGTCCTCAAACATCAGGTAAAAAAACCTGGAGGTCATGGGTCATTTTATGGAAGAGCAATGCCTATTAACCTGTGTTGAGAGCTGTTTTTGCTTAGTGGTGAAAACTGAGACTCGTTCTCCATTGAGTTCAGAGTCATGGCCAAAAAAATGAGCCGCAAGCAATGACTTGATGATAGGCCCCTACAGAGAGGTGGGGTTTTTGTCAGGTGTATTCTGCAGCGTCTAATTGATGCAGTATAGGGCCGAATGGATGCTGCACTGCCCAAacatcattccactttattagttCTTCTGTAATGCTTCCTGAGTGATGCTGCAGTATTGCTGTCCAGGGGACCCTTCTTATGCTATAGTAAAACAAAAGCAAGACTACCACAATCCCTGGAACagttgtggtatgaaaagttgcagAAATTAAGCAGGAAGCTACAGTATGTCTGCCCTGAAGCTTTTGCAGgaacaaacagtattgaaagtgggatcacaTATAACTGCcccaatagagtggtacctctggttgcggacgggatccattccagaggtccggctAGATCCCAAGGTTTCCGCCACTGGAGGACCACTTCTACGCATGTGCACGTGGCGAAACCtggtaaaatacttccgggtttgcggcttatgtatcccgaagtttacataaccagagggttacgtaagcGGAACTACTACTGTACCATCATGAGCACctataatcatgaatgcacaataaaaaggatgtctgaaAGGGCATACGGCTTTCTGTATATTGTTGGTCCTGAAGACAGAACAATTATATAGACAGTGTCAGTGTTTCTAAACAAGTTCTCTGTTACTGACTCCCATTCAATGTGGCTCATGCAGCTCAGGAGACCGTATTGGCATTGGTCAACTAAATTGTGAGGCTAGCTTGAGCTATTTCCCAGGGGAATATTCCCTGTCCTGTGCATCAAAACATATACAGAGAAACTGGACTGCGGGCACTGGCAATTGCAACAAGCACCAAAGAATATGTAGGGATAACGTTGCTGGGAGGGAAAAGTTGAAGGAGTCTCAGCATGCATGGATCACTTATTGAGGAACTCTATCATAATGGAATGTCAGTAGAACCGGGATGTCAACAAAGCAGCGACACTTGCAAGTGCAAGGAATCCTAAGGCAGAGAGGTCTTCTGTCCAGGTGAATTACTATTACTGCTACTAACTTATACAATGTTGGTGTTGGAAGGGCAACCACATGTCTTTGGTCTTGAGACAATGCAACCAGGGAAGACAATATTTAATATTATATTGTAAATGTAAAACCATTCAAGGAAAAATGGAGCACAGGACAGCATACTCAGTAACCCAGTAAATCCAGAAATCTTtatctaatattctgttggaagcctcccagagtggctggggcaacctagtcagatgggtggggtatgagtaataaattattattattttaaaatgtacaaaaatatcacagaatcacagaatcacagaatcatagagttggaagagaccacaagggccatcgagtccaaccccctgccaagcaggaaacaccatcagagcactcctgacatatggttgtcaagcctctgcttaaagacctccaaagaaggagactccaccacactccttggcagcaaattccactgtcgaacagctcttactgtcaggaagttcttcctaacgtttaggtggaatcttctttcttgtagtttggatccattgctccgtgtccgcttctctggagcagcagaaaacaacctttctccctcctctatgtgacatccttttatatatttgaacatggctatcatatcaccccttaacctcctcttctccaagctaaacatgcccagctcccttagccgttcctcataaggcatcgtttccaggcctttgaccattttggttgccctcctctggacacgttccagtttgtcaatgtccttcttgagctgtggtgcccagaactggacacagtactccaggtgaggtctgaccagagcagaatacagtggcactattacttcccttgatctagatgctatactcctattgatgcagcccagaattgcattggcttttttagctgccgcgtcacactgttggctcatgtcaagtttgtggtcaaccaagactcctagatccttttcacatgtagtgctctcctGATTGAACAGCTTTCCCTTATCCTTAGTTTATAATGTATCTTCGCTTACAACTTTCTCATTCAAAATCTGTTCCTTTAAGGACTCGGAATTATTTGTATGATCCTGCCCTCTGGAACAAAGTGTGCATCGAGCCACGTAATATTGTGAGCTGGAATGTCTATTTCTTCTCGGCTCTCTTAATCATCAGCACAGTGGAAATGGTCCTTGCTGTTCTCCAGATCATCAATGGCTTTTTTGGATGTTTCTGTGGCTTATGTGAAAAGAAATAGGTAACAGGAATCCACTAAAATTTtgtaactttgttgttgttgttgcatatgGCCTGTGAATGGTCCCTCCGCCTGCATCCACACACCAACAGGGGAAGATAGAAGCAAGTGGTGGTTGTTAACATTCCTTCTACCCTTGTCAACGCAGATACCTAATAAGAAGGGTAGCAGTTGGTCAGAGTAGTTTACTTTGTGATAGTGGGAAGGGGAATAACATAATATGAATGCTGGTTGACCAATAGAGAAAGCTTCCATATTGCCACATTACCAAAAAGGCAGCAATAAAAGTCAGACATGCAGCGAAGATACAGATCACTAGGCTCATATTGCAtcatgcagcagctgctgccagtctgttttGTACTCTAGTCTAGAAATATTAAAAGGGATAGAGCAGGGTTCTGATGGTGGTTTCAGCAGAAGGTAGAGACCAAATAGCTTTGTGGGTGCTTGAAaaggtgctctgtgtgtgtgtacgtgcgcgcgcgcgcacacacacacacacgtgcagtTGGGGAGTAAGTTGGGAGAGTCAGCAATAgtagaagaggggaaaggaagttgaTAAGATGAATGCTAAAACCCACAATTCAGCAATATTTTTTGCTAGAGCCAATCAAAATATCgcaaaatagtgagcaagcttttgatTGCTCCAGACCTCTTAAACAGGCAGGATGTTACACAAAGTAGTGAGAGGGGCAGGGGAGGGCAcccaaaaataacaacaaaagaaGTCTTAAAGTTGTAGCCATAAAGATTACATCCCAAGATGGAATGAAAAGAAGACGGCAGGCAGGAGACATGAAAGAAATCTAGGATTCTGGGACAGAAGAATAAAACGTCTGCTCCTAATATTTTAGAACATGGAGTCCCAAAGTTACATAGATCTTTACACAGCCCTGAGCAAAATGCACTGGTTCCTAGTTCTAGCTCTGGCAGCTCACTGCTGAAAACAGTTGAGCAGTTTTGAAAATAATGACATTTCAGTTTGTTTCCCTCGTTTTTGCAATTACATTATATCAGGAGAGGTGAACTTGTGACCCTTCAGAGGtaatggacttcaactcccatcagtcccagcaagcatggccaatggtcaggaatgatgagagctgtagtccagcaacttttaGAGGACTCCAGGGAGTAtatattcaaataataataagaagaggaagaaaaaactgAGTCAAACTCTGATGAAGATTTCTGTGAAACACCCAGACCAGCATACTCAGATACTTTGGCCCCcacatttttattgtttgcagCATCAGTTCTTTAGGATCAAGATGACAGACTTTGTTTACTTAATCTCTGTATGTGAGATTACAAAGATATGTGCATTAACCTGTATCCGCAATCATCAACTTTCGTTGC
Proteins encoded in this region:
- the TM4SF19 gene encoding transmembrane 4 L6 family member 19, with amino-acid sequence MCVGTCARILGPCLLTLGLLSVVANTLLLFPSWEWRYLQMGHITKKAMLMPGMWGGGLLVFPAAVQITVIGFRGKNASCTWGTCQKMFLSIVLSGLALVGSAACFVLSGVGLTEGPLCFYSSTTHNGTQMTQWDYPFLQTHSQSSNIRTRNYLYDPALWNKVCIEPRNIVSWNVYFFSALLIISTVEMVLAVLQIINGFFGCFCGLCEKK